The sequence below is a genomic window from Ignavibacteriota bacterium.
CGACAAGTGTGGCGACGAGACGGCCGAGGGCGTCGTGGATGCGCAGCGTTGCCGTTGATTGTACGGGAAGTGCGAAGGTGATATCCGTGTATGACGTGAAGGGCTGGGGACTGTTCCCGGCGATGACGGGATGTGTCG
It includes:
- a CDS encoding T9SS type A sorting domain-containing protein gives rise to the protein THPVIAGNSPQPFTSYTDITFALPVQSTATLRIHDALGRLVATLVDGVCEAGSHHARFDAGGLPAGVYTARLDTPAGSAQRVMLMLR